One Sagittula stellata E-37 genomic window carries:
- a CDS encoding FtsB family cell division protein, translating into MTPRRSRPSLGVPVFFAVTLSLSAYFTFAAVQGDFGLFRRAEIVVEGQKLEQELAAVQAEVLQMENLTRRLSDDFLDLDLLDQQARDVLGLVRSDEIVVN; encoded by the coding sequence ATGACACCCCGCCGTTCGCGCCCTTCCCTAGGCGTCCCCGTGTTCTTCGCGGTGACCCTCAGCCTGTCGGCCTACTTCACCTTTGCCGCCGTGCAAGGCGACTTCGGCCTGTTTCGACGCGCTGAAATCGTTGTGGAGGGCCAGAAGCTGGAACAGGAACTTGCCGCCGTGCAGGCCGAGGTCCTCCAGATGGAAAACCTCACGCGGCGGTTGTCCGACGACTTCCTCGACCTCGATCTTCTGGATCAGCAAGCCCGCGACGTGCTGGGTCTGGTACGTTCGGACGAAATCGTCGTGAACTGA
- a CDS encoding peptidylprolyl isomerase: MAEIKDPENTILMELKGGTVVIALMPDVAPKHVERMKELARAGAYDNVCFHRVIDGFMAQTGDVANGNMEKDFNLRRAGTGGSELPDLPAEFSRIPHARGSLGAARSQNPNSANAQFFINFKDNDFLNGQYTVYGQVIEGMEHVDAITRGEPPANPDRMISVKVAADVA; this comes from the coding sequence ATGGCCGAGATCAAGGATCCGGAGAACACCATCCTGATGGAACTGAAGGGCGGCACGGTCGTGATCGCGCTTATGCCGGACGTTGCGCCCAAGCACGTTGAGCGGATGAAAGAGCTGGCGCGCGCCGGCGCTTATGACAACGTGTGCTTTCACCGTGTCATCGACGGTTTCATGGCGCAGACCGGCGACGTCGCCAACGGCAACATGGAAAAGGACTTCAACCTGCGCCGCGCTGGTACGGGCGGGTCGGAGCTTCCGGATCTGCCGGCAGAATTCTCGCGCATCCCGCACGCCCGCGGGTCGCTGGGGGCGGCACGGTCGCAGAACCCGAACTCCGCCAATGCGCAGTTTTTCATCAACTTCAAAGACAACGACTTCCTGAATGGGCAGTATACGGTCTATGGGCAGGTGATCGAAGGCATGGAGCATGTCGATGCCATCACCCGTGGCGAGCCGCCCGCGAACCCGGACCGCATGATCTCTGTCAAGGTGGCCGCCGATGTTGCGTAA
- the tyrS gene encoding tyrosine--tRNA ligase — protein sequence MTYHPKSDFMRVMMERGYLADCTDYQALDDKLSHGVVTAYIGYDATAQSLHVGHLLNIMMLRWLQKTGHRPITLMGGGTTKVGDPSFRSDERPLLGPEQIDANIAGMKQVFAKYLSYGDAPTMPSSSEAVGPDNVALMLNNAEWLDDLNYLDFLRDIGRHFSVNRMLSFESVKSRLDREQSLSFLEFNYMILQAYDFLELNRRYGCLLQMGGSDQWGNIVNGIDLTRRVLDHEIYGLTSPLLTTSDGKKMGKSQGGAMWLNADMLSPYEFWQFWRNTTDADVGRFLKLYTELPLEECARLGALAGSEINEAKIVLANEVTTLCHGSEAAAAAEATAREVFEKGGVGDDLPTLELTSEEVGDGISVIQLIVRSGLVKSGKEAKRLIAENGARLDDAPLTDAGLMLDRGALASPIKLSAGKKRHALIKLSD from the coding sequence ATGACCTACCATCCCAAATCGGATTTCATGCGCGTCATGATGGAGCGCGGCTACCTTGCCGACTGTACCGATTACCAGGCGCTCGACGACAAGCTGTCGCACGGGGTGGTGACCGCCTATATCGGCTACGACGCCACGGCGCAGTCGCTGCACGTGGGCCATCTGCTCAACATCATGATGCTGCGCTGGCTGCAGAAAACCGGCCACCGGCCGATCACGCTGATGGGCGGCGGGACGACGAAGGTTGGCGATCCCTCCTTCCGCTCGGACGAGCGCCCGCTGCTGGGCCCCGAGCAGATCGACGCCAACATCGCAGGGATGAAGCAGGTCTTTGCCAAGTACCTCTCCTACGGCGACGCGCCCACCATGCCTTCAAGCAGCGAAGCGGTAGGGCCGGATAATGTCGCCCTGATGCTGAACAATGCGGAATGGCTGGACGACCTGAACTACCTCGACTTCCTGCGGGACATCGGGCGGCACTTCTCGGTCAACCGGATGCTGTCGTTCGAAAGTGTGAAGTCGCGGCTGGATCGGGAACAGTCCCTGTCGTTCCTCGAATTCAACTACATGATCCTGCAGGCCTACGACTTCCTCGAACTGAACCGGCGCTACGGCTGCCTGTTGCAGATGGGCGGCTCCGACCAATGGGGCAACATCGTCAACGGTATCGACCTGACGCGCCGGGTGCTGGATCACGAGATCTACGGCCTGACCTCGCCGCTGCTGACCACGTCGGACGGCAAGAAGATGGGCAAGAGCCAGGGCGGCGCCATGTGGCTGAATGCCGACATGCTCTCGCCCTACGAGTTCTGGCAGTTCTGGCGGAACACGACGGACGCCGATGTGGGTCGGTTCCTGAAGCTCTACACCGAACTGCCGCTTGAGGAATGCGCGCGTCTTGGCGCCCTTGCCGGGTCGGAAATCAACGAGGCGAAGATCGTTCTGGCCAACGAGGTCACGACGCTGTGCCACGGTTCCGAGGCCGCCGCCGCGGCAGAGGCCACAGCGCGCGAAGTCTTCGAGAAGGGCGGCGTTGGTGACGATCTTCCCACGCTTGAGCTGACATCCGAGGAAGTCGGCGACGGCATCTCGGTCATTCAGCTTATCGTCCGGTCCGGGTTGGTGAAGTCCGGCAAGGAGGCCAAGCGCCTGATCGCCGAGAACGGCGCGCGTTTGGACGATGCACCGCTGACCGACGCGGGCCTGATGCTGGACCGTGGGGCGCTGGCCTCACCGATCAAGCTCAGCGCAGGCAAGAAGCGGCACGCCTTGATCAAGCTGTCCGACTGA
- a CDS encoding DUF3179 domain-containing protein: protein MRRVFGLCLLLWSVMATGATADPSFWKHEWPDTDFSNTSVANWVEIVSGGPPKDGIPALSDPQFVEVGQKEGIAPTEPVITVEIDGERPRAYPIRYLTWHEIVNDSIGDVPVAVTFCPLCNSALTFDRRVDGRVLTFGVSGKLRNSDMIMYDRETQSWWQQAVGMGIVGDMTGTRLKSLASWMESFAAFKDRNPNGLVMAEPEWQRPYGRNPYRNYDSSKRPFLYSGEMPPHGIPPLMRVIRVGDRAWPMDRLAREGDVTEDGVRILWQSGVNSALDSERIADGRDVGAVRVTDAAGRDLPHDVMFAFAFHAFWPNGRWMLGGT, encoded by the coding sequence ATGCGCCGCGTCTTCGGTCTGTGCCTGCTGCTCTGGTCCGTGATGGCCACCGGCGCCACCGCCGATCCGTCGTTCTGGAAACACGAATGGCCCGACACCGATTTCTCCAACACCAGTGTCGCAAACTGGGTGGAGATCGTCTCGGGCGGCCCTCCGAAGGACGGCATCCCGGCGCTCTCCGATCCGCAATTCGTCGAGGTCGGCCAGAAGGAGGGCATCGCGCCCACGGAGCCGGTCATCACGGTGGAGATCGACGGCGAACGCCCGCGGGCCTATCCGATCCGCTACCTGACGTGGCATGAGATCGTCAACGACAGCATCGGTGATGTGCCGGTCGCGGTGACATTCTGCCCGCTGTGCAATTCCGCCCTGACTTTCGACCGGCGCGTGGATGGCCGGGTTCTGACCTTCGGCGTCTCTGGCAAACTGCGCAACTCGGACATGATCATGTACGACCGCGAGACGCAAAGCTGGTGGCAGCAGGCGGTGGGCATGGGCATCGTTGGGGACATGACCGGCACGCGGCTGAAATCCCTGGCCTCGTGGATGGAGAGTTTCGCGGCTTTCAAGGACCGCAACCCGAACGGGCTGGTAATGGCGGAACCGGAGTGGCAACGGCCCTACGGCCGCAATCCCTATCGTAACTACGACAGCTCGAAACGGCCTTTCCTGTATTCCGGCGAGATGCCTCCGCACGGCATACCGCCCCTGATGCGGGTGATCCGCGTCGGCGACAGGGCCTGGCCCATGGACCGGCTTGCCCGCGAAGGAGACGTGACTGAGGACGGCGTGCGCATCCTTTGGCAGTCGGGCGTGAACTCTGCGCTCGATTCCGAGCGGATCGCGGACGGGCGGGACGTGGGGGCGGTGCGCGTTACGGATGCGGCAGGCCGGGACTTGCCGCACGACGTGATGTTCGCCTTCGCATTCCACGCCTTCTGGCCAAACGGGCGCTGGATGCTTGGCGGCACCTGA
- a CDS encoding phosphoglycerate kinase, which translates to MAWKTLDDMDLDGKRVLTRVDINVPVEDGKVTDTTRIDRICATIQDILARGGKPVLLAHFGRPKGERRDDMSLQMLIPAMEQVLGVEVVFAADCVGPVAQAVIDTLGENQVALLENTRFHKGEEKNDPELAAQMAELGDVYCNDAFSAAHRAHASTEGVAHLLPSCAGRLMQGELQALESALSTPERPVLAVVGGAKVSTKLDLLSNLVEKVDMLVIGGGMANTFLAAQGIDVGKSLCEHDMTGTAKAIAEKAVETGCELLLPRDVVVAREFKEGAESEVVKTEECPADAMILDAGPDSVAHIKQAIDRANTLIWNGPLGAFEIAPFDAATNAAARHAAARSEVGQLVSVAGGGDTVAALNKAGVASDFSYISTAGGAFLEWMEGKTLPGVAALDQQDEEDKTEA; encoded by the coding sequence ATGGCCTGGAAGACCCTCGACGACATGGATCTGGACGGCAAACGGGTGCTGACCCGGGTGGACATCAACGTCCCCGTCGAAGACGGCAAGGTGACGGACACCACCCGCATCGACCGCATCTGCGCGACGATCCAGGACATCCTGGCGCGCGGAGGCAAACCGGTGCTTCTGGCACACTTCGGTCGCCCCAAGGGCGAGCGCCGCGACGACATGAGCCTGCAGATGCTGATCCCCGCGATGGAGCAGGTTCTGGGCGTCGAGGTCGTGTTCGCGGCCGATTGCGTGGGCCCGGTGGCCCAGGCGGTCATCGACACGCTGGGCGAGAACCAGGTGGCGCTGCTGGAGAACACCCGTTTCCACAAGGGTGAGGAAAAGAACGACCCGGAGCTTGCCGCGCAGATGGCGGAACTGGGCGACGTGTACTGCAACGATGCCTTCTCGGCCGCGCATCGCGCCCATGCTTCGACCGAAGGGGTGGCGCACCTTCTGCCCTCCTGCGCCGGTCGCCTGATGCAGGGCGAACTGCAGGCGCTGGAATCGGCACTGAGCACGCCGGAACGCCCGGTTCTGGCGGTGGTTGGCGGCGCGAAGGTGTCAACCAAGCTGGACCTCCTGTCGAACCTCGTCGAAAAGGTCGACATGCTGGTGATCGGCGGCGGCATGGCGAACACCTTCCTCGCCGCGCAGGGCATCGACGTTGGCAAGTCGCTGTGCGAGCACGACATGACCGGGACCGCCAAGGCGATTGCCGAAAAGGCCGTAGAGACCGGCTGTGAACTTCTGCTGCCGCGCGACGTCGTGGTGGCCCGAGAGTTCAAGGAAGGCGCCGAGAGCGAGGTGGTCAAGACAGAGGAATGCCCCGCCGACGCGATGATCCTCGACGCGGGACCCGACAGCGTGGCGCACATCAAGCAGGCCATCGACCGGGCGAACACCCTGATCTGGAACGGTCCGCTGGGGGCCTTCGAAATCGCGCCCTTCGACGCGGCGACAAATGCGGCGGCCCGTCATGCGGCAGCGCGTTCCGAAGTGGGACAGCTTGTGTCCGTCGCCGGTGGCGGCGACACGGTCGCGGCGCTGAACAAGGCCGGTGTCGCATCGGATTTCTCTTACATTTCAACGGCTGGCGGCGCGTTCCTCGAGTGGATGGAAGGCAAGACCCTGCCCGGCGTGGCGGCACTGGACCAGCAAGACGAAGAAGATAAGACCGAAGCCTGA
- a CDS encoding alpha/beta hydrolase, protein MQRPLLLCLLILLLAGCAARGVITLLPQLDGQGTDVRRVFIASNRLSGSDDASQFIFEQDFGDVRDPNMRYGSILVSIPPGHREGQIEWPGAEVPDPQRHFVASDQRTYADARTFLDALDASDREPREVVVFVHGYNVNNAEAVYRLAQIAKDFDAKVPAIAFSWPSAGNPRGYVYDRDSVMFSRDDLESLLTALTGPGGRRVLLVAHSMGSQLVMETLRQMSISGNRRALAGISGVALISPDIDEDVFVQQARRITPFPEPFTLMVSTRDRALDLSAFLTGKPARLGSITDPSRLGALPVQVVDLSDIEGGERGGHSTAFTAPAAIRLLRDLATGASELIEGAF, encoded by the coding sequence ATGCAAAGACCGCTGCTCCTCTGCCTACTGATTCTCCTCCTTGCCGGCTGCGCCGCGCGGGGTGTCATCACGCTTCTGCCACAGCTGGACGGGCAGGGGACCGATGTGCGGCGGGTGTTCATCGCCTCCAACCGTCTGAGCGGCTCCGATGACGCCAGCCAGTTCATCTTCGAACAGGACTTCGGCGACGTGCGCGACCCGAACATGCGGTACGGGTCCATCCTCGTTTCGATCCCGCCTGGGCACAGGGAAGGGCAGATCGAATGGCCCGGGGCCGAGGTCCCCGATCCGCAACGCCATTTCGTGGCCTCCGATCAGCGCACCTATGCCGACGCGCGGACCTTCCTCGACGCGCTCGACGCCAGCGACCGCGAGCCGCGCGAAGTCGTGGTGTTCGTCCATGGCTACAATGTGAACAACGCCGAGGCGGTCTATCGTCTGGCGCAGATCGCAAAGGACTTCGACGCGAAGGTGCCGGCGATCGCGTTTTCGTGGCCATCTGCCGGAAACCCGCGCGGATACGTCTACGATCGGGACAGCGTCATGTTCTCTCGCGACGATCTCGAGTCGCTGCTGACGGCCCTGACCGGGCCGGGCGGGCGGCGGGTTCTGCTGGTGGCGCATTCGATGGGCAGTCAGCTGGTGATGGAGACGCTGCGGCAGATGTCGATTTCGGGCAACCGGCGGGCGCTGGCCGGAATCTCCGGCGTGGCGCTCATCAGCCCGGACATCGACGAGGATGTCTTTGTCCAACAGGCCCGGCGCATCACACCCTTTCCGGAGCCGTTCACGCTGATGGTGTCGACCCGCGACCGCGCGCTGGACCTGTCGGCCTTCCTGACGGGCAAACCCGCCCGCCTTGGATCGATCACCGATCCGTCACGGCTGGGGGCCCTGCCGGTGCAGGTGGTCGATCTGTCCGATATCGAAGGCGGCGAAAGGGGCGGCCATTCCACGGCCTTTACCGCCCCTGCGGCGATCCGGCTCCTGCGGGATCTGGCAACGGGCGCCTCCGAACTGATCGAAGGCGCCTTCTGA
- a CDS encoding pyruvate dehydrogenase complex E1 component subunit beta translates to MATEILMPALSPTMEEGTLAKWLVREGDTVSSGDVIAEIETDKATMEFEAVDEGIVGKILVTEGTQGVAVNTPIAVLVEDGESVEDASATGPAQQPAPVDKTLTSESAPAAAKSRPEPDGQKPEPDWPEGTKVKQQTVREALRDAMAEEMRRDGDVFLMGEEVAEYQGAYKISQGLLDEFGSKRVMDTPITEHGFAGIGVGAAFGGLRPIVEFMTFNFAMQAIDQIINSAAKTLYMSGGQMGCPIVFRGPNGAAARVGAQHSQDYAAWYAHIPGLKVCMPYSASDAKGLLKSAIRDPNPVVFLENEILYGRSFDVPVMDDFTVPFGKARIWREGTDVTLVSFGIGMTYAMDAAEKLAADGISAEVIDLRTLRPMDTETVIASVRKTNRCVTIEEGFPVASIGNHISAVLMQKAFDWLDAPVINLTGKDVPMPYAANLEKLALVTTAEVIEAVKQVTYR, encoded by the coding sequence ATGGCAACCGAAATCCTGATGCCCGCGCTGTCGCCGACGATGGAGGAAGGCACACTGGCCAAATGGCTGGTCAGGGAAGGCGACACCGTCAGTAGCGGTGACGTGATCGCGGAGATCGAGACCGACAAGGCGACGATGGAATTCGAGGCGGTCGACGAGGGGATCGTCGGCAAGATCCTCGTGACCGAAGGCACACAGGGCGTGGCCGTCAACACGCCGATTGCTGTGCTGGTCGAAGACGGCGAAAGCGTCGAGGACGCGTCCGCCACCGGCCCCGCGCAACAACCCGCCCCCGTCGACAAGACGCTGACGTCGGAAAGTGCACCCGCCGCCGCGAAAAGCCGTCCGGAGCCCGACGGTCAGAAGCCCGAACCGGACTGGCCAGAGGGGACGAAGGTGAAGCAGCAGACCGTCCGCGAGGCGCTGCGCGATGCCATGGCAGAAGAGATGCGCCGCGATGGCGACGTCTTTCTGATGGGCGAGGAGGTGGCCGAATATCAGGGTGCCTACAAGATCAGCCAGGGTTTGCTGGACGAGTTCGGCTCCAAGCGGGTCATGGATACGCCAATCACCGAGCATGGTTTTGCCGGGATCGGTGTAGGCGCGGCGTTTGGCGGTCTTCGGCCCATCGTGGAGTTCATGACCTTCAATTTCGCCATGCAGGCCATCGACCAGATCATCAACTCTGCCGCCAAGACGCTTTACATGTCGGGCGGGCAGATGGGCTGTCCCATCGTTTTCCGCGGCCCCAACGGCGCCGCCGCCCGTGTCGGCGCGCAGCACAGCCAGGACTACGCCGCGTGGTACGCGCATATCCCCGGGCTGAAGGTCTGCATGCCTTACTCAGCCTCCGACGCGAAAGGCCTGCTGAAAAGCGCGATCCGCGATCCGAACCCGGTGGTGTTCCTGGAGAACGAGATCCTTTACGGGCGGTCCTTCGACGTGCCGGTGATGGACGATTTCACCGTGCCCTTCGGCAAGGCCCGGATCTGGCGCGAGGGCACCGATGTCACGCTTGTCAGCTTCGGGATCGGCATGACCTACGCCATGGACGCGGCCGAAAAGCTGGCGGCGGACGGCATCAGCGCAGAGGTCATCGACCTGCGCACCCTGCGCCCCATGGACACAGAAACGGTCATCGCCTCGGTCCGGAAGACCAACCGCTGCGTGACCATCGAAGAAGGGTTCCCGGTGGCCTCCATCGGCAACCACATCTCGGCGGTCCTGATGCAGAAGGCGTTCGACTGGCTGGATGCGCCGGTCATCAACCTGACCGGCAAGGACGTGCCCATGCCCTATGCCGCGAACCTCGAAAAGCTGGCCCTGGTCACCACCGCGGAGGTGATCGAGGCCGTCAAACAAGTCACCTATCGCTGA
- a CDS encoding GNAT family N-acetyltransferase, translating to MGVPTRLCKRESRGDVRLLWQVQSRVIRPFGRVDLVSRGPVAENPGDLCDWVTRWPHWHDGRPFLLNADGIPASALRDGGFWPLMTPATVALLPLAPPPAQRANLKQKWRNRLNRAQQMDMAVRQQELTPDHWLLSAETRHAKTKGYKGLPPAFCAIYAAANPGEAIVYEALHQDRPVAAALILRHGRMTTWQIGHITEEGRRLNAMNLVLWEAVTDCWRRGHDMLDLGILNAQDAPGLTHFKLGLGADAHCLGGTWVHLPCLAPVARVLPLALCS from the coding sequence ATGGGTGTACCGACCCGGCTCTGCAAACGCGAGTCCAGGGGGGACGTGCGCCTGCTCTGGCAGGTGCAGTCCCGGGTCATCCGGCCGTTCGGTCGGGTCGATCTCGTGTCGCGCGGCCCGGTGGCGGAGAATCCGGGCGATCTCTGCGACTGGGTCACACGCTGGCCGCACTGGCACGACGGACGCCCCTTTCTGCTGAACGCCGACGGCATCCCGGCAAGCGCCCTGCGCGACGGCGGTTTCTGGCCATTGATGACGCCGGCGACCGTTGCGCTGCTGCCGCTTGCCCCGCCTCCAGCCCAACGTGCCAACCTGAAACAAAAGTGGCGCAATCGCCTCAACCGCGCACAGCAGATGGACATGGCGGTGCGCCAGCAGGAGCTGACGCCGGATCATTGGCTCCTCAGCGCCGAGACAAGACATGCGAAGACTAAGGGCTACAAGGGTCTGCCGCCCGCCTTCTGCGCGATCTACGCTGCCGCCAACCCCGGGGAAGCCATCGTTTACGAGGCGCTGCACCAAGACCGACCGGTTGCCGCCGCGCTGATCCTGCGGCACGGGCGCATGACCACATGGCAGATCGGGCACATCACGGAGGAGGGACGCCGCCTGAATGCCATGAACCTCGTTCTCTGGGAGGCAGTGACCGATTGCTGGCGGCGCGGGCATGACATGCTGGATCTCGGCATTCTGAACGCGCAGGACGCGCCGGGGCTTACGCATTTCAAACTGGGGCTCGGCGCGGACGCCCATTGTCTGGGCGGCACGTGGGTCCATCTACCCTGCCTTGCGCCCGTGGCGCGAGTCCTGCCGCTGGCGCTGTGTTCCTGA
- a CDS encoding peptidylprolyl isomerase codes for MLRNLTAALAIMASPALATGLQIEVAGEDGPKGTVTIDLFEDVAPGHVEQITALAEEGAYDGVVFHRVIDGFMAQTGDVTFGNMEKDGFDMRRAGTGGSERPDLKAEFSDLPFDRGVVGMARSQSPDSGNSQFFIMFEPGPFLNGQYTVVGEVTDGMDVVDSIKRGHPRSGAVDGEPDHMVKVTVTE; via the coding sequence ATGTTGCGTAACCTGACCGCCGCACTGGCGATCATGGCGTCCCCGGCGCTTGCCACCGGTCTCCAGATCGAGGTCGCGGGCGAGGACGGACCGAAGGGCACCGTGACCATCGACCTGTTCGAGGATGTGGCTCCGGGCCATGTGGAGCAGATCACGGCACTGGCCGAAGAAGGGGCCTATGACGGCGTCGTCTTCCACCGGGTGATCGATGGTTTCATGGCGCAGACCGGCGACGTCACGTTCGGCAACATGGAGAAGGATGGCTTCGACATGCGCCGGGCCGGCACCGGCGGGTCCGAGCGTCCCGACCTGAAGGCGGAGTTCTCCGATCTGCCGTTCGACCGTGGCGTCGTTGGCATGGCGCGGTCACAGTCGCCGGACAGCGGCAACTCCCAGTTCTTCATCATGTTCGAGCCGGGGCCGTTCCTGAACGGCCAGTACACGGTGGTCGGCGAGGTGACGGACGGCATGGACGTGGTCGATTCGATCAAGCGCGGGCATCCGCGCAGCGGTGCCGTGGACGGCGAGCCCGATCACATGGTGAAGGTCACCGTGACAGAGTGA
- the pdhA gene encoding pyruvate dehydrogenase (acetyl-transferring) E1 component subunit alpha, with the protein MATRKAAAKPNVSADELKSWYRDMLLIRRFEEKAGQLYGMGLIGGFCHLYIGQEAVVVGLEAAADEGDKRITSYRDHGHMLACGMDPKGVMAELTGREGGYSKGKGGSMHMFSREKHFYGGHGIVGAQVPLGAGLAFSDKYRGNDRVTFTYFGDGAANQGQVYETFNMAALWKLPVIFVIENNQYAMGTAQARSTSTPDLHTRGEAFGIPGEIVDGMDVTAVRDAGAKAVKHCRSGKGPYILEVKTYRYRGHSMSDPAKYRTREEVQKMREERDPIEHVREMLLQGKHATEEDLKAIDKEIKAVVTEAADFSRESPEPALDELWTDIYAEAIPQKQEGAA; encoded by the coding sequence ATGGCCACGCGCAAGGCGGCTGCAAAGCCAAATGTCTCGGCTGACGAACTCAAGTCCTGGTATCGCGACATGCTCCTCATCCGGCGGTTCGAGGAGAAGGCGGGCCAGCTCTACGGCATGGGCCTGATCGGCGGCTTCTGTCACCTCTACATCGGCCAGGAGGCCGTCGTCGTCGGTCTGGAAGCCGCGGCCGACGAAGGCGACAAACGGATCACCTCGTACCGCGACCACGGCCACATGCTGGCCTGCGGCATGGACCCCAAGGGTGTCATGGCCGAACTGACTGGTCGCGAGGGCGGCTATTCCAAGGGTAAGGGCGGCTCCATGCACATGTTCAGCCGTGAAAAGCACTTCTACGGCGGCCATGGCATTGTCGGCGCGCAGGTGCCACTTGGCGCGGGCCTAGCATTCTCCGACAAGTACCGGGGCAACGACCGCGTGACCTTCACCTATTTCGGTGACGGCGCGGCGAACCAGGGCCAGGTCTACGAGACCTTCAACATGGCGGCCCTCTGGAAGCTTCCGGTGATCTTCGTGATCGAGAACAACCAGTACGCCATGGGCACGGCGCAGGCGCGGTCGACGTCCACCCCCGACCTCCACACCCGCGGCGAGGCCTTCGGCATCCCCGGAGAGATCGTCGACGGAATGGATGTGACGGCGGTCCGGGATGCGGGGGCCAAGGCTGTAAAGCACTGTCGCTCCGGCAAGGGGCCGTACATCCTGGAGGTGAAGACATACCGCTATCGCGGTCACTCCATGTCCGATCCGGCCAAGTACCGAACACGCGAGGAAGTCCAGAAAATGCGCGAGGAACGCGACCCGATTGAACACGTCCGCGAGATGCTGTTGCAGGGCAAACACGCGACGGAAGAGGACCTGAAGGCCATCGACAAGGAGATCAAGGCGGTCGTCACGGAGGCGGCGGATTTCTCACGCGAGAGCCCGGAACCGGCGTTGGACGAACTCTGGACCGATATCTATGCCGAAGCCATCCCGCAGAAACAGGAGGGCGCGGCATGA
- a CDS encoding DUF6924 domain-containing protein yields the protein MEDDDDAPKLIRTDFSDDTSWEALLESAMAEGEMGFTATFSRVEDEAFDGADTEALFEAFPDDAVLYVADDHAMSDQSWPILVVDAETGAEFRVRAKDTWAVENNLSLGNMSFDEAMDMLDEDGVFEPPV from the coding sequence ATGGAAGACGATGACGACGCGCCGAAGCTGATCCGCACGGATTTCAGCGACGATACCTCTTGGGAGGCACTGCTCGAATCCGCGATGGCCGAGGGCGAGATGGGCTTTACCGCAACCTTCTCGCGCGTGGAAGACGAGGCATTCGATGGCGCCGATACGGAGGCCCTGTTTGAAGCGTTTCCGGATGATGCGGTGCTGTACGTCGCCGACGATCACGCAATGAGCGACCAAAGCTGGCCGATCCTTGTGGTGGACGCAGAGACCGGCGCCGAATTCCGGGTGCGGGCCAAGGACACCTGGGCCGTGGAAAACAACCTCAGCCTTGGCAACATGTCCTTCGATGAGGCGATGGACATGCTGGACGAGGACGGGGTGTTCGAACCGCCTGTCTAA